In the genome of Pseudomonas sp. LBUM920, one region contains:
- a CDS encoding DNA polymerase III subunit delta': MAEAYPWQDGLWQQLAGRAQHAHAYLLHGPAGIGKRALAERLMASLLCQRPVNLEACGECKSCLLLKAGSHPDNYLLEPEEADKAIKVDQVRDLVSFVVQTAQMGGRKVVLIEPVEAMNINAANALLKSLEEPSGDTVLLLVSHQSSRLLPTIRSRCVQQACPLPSEAMSLQWLAQALPECGEDERVELLTLAAGSPLAAVKLHAQGVREQRALVVEGVKKLLKQELSATQLAESAWKDIPLLLLFDWFCDWSSLILRYQLTQDETGLGLPDMRKVVQYLAQKSAQDKVLNIQDWILAQRQKVLGKANLNRVLLLEALLVQWVGLLGRR, encoded by the coding sequence GTGGCTGAGGCCTATCCGTGGCAGGACGGCCTCTGGCAGCAACTGGCCGGGCGTGCCCAGCATGCGCACGCCTATTTGCTGCATGGGCCAGCGGGTATCGGCAAGCGTGCGTTGGCTGAGCGCTTGATGGCCAGCCTGTTATGCCAGCGCCCGGTCAATCTGGAGGCTTGCGGTGAGTGCAAATCCTGCCTGCTGCTCAAGGCCGGCAGCCACCCCGACAATTACCTGCTGGAGCCTGAGGAAGCCGACAAGGCGATCAAGGTCGACCAGGTGCGTGACCTCGTCAGCTTCGTGGTGCAGACCGCGCAGATGGGCGGGCGCAAAGTGGTGCTGATCGAGCCGGTGGAGGCGATGAACATCAACGCCGCCAACGCCTTGCTCAAGAGCCTGGAAGAACCGTCGGGCGATACGGTGCTGTTGCTGGTGAGTCACCAGTCCAGTCGCCTGTTGCCGACCATTCGCAGTCGTTGTGTGCAGCAGGCCTGCCCACTGCCGAGTGAAGCGATGAGCCTGCAGTGGCTGGCGCAGGCGCTGCCCGAGTGCGGCGAAGACGAACGCGTCGAGTTGCTGACCCTGGCCGCGGGTTCTCCCTTGGCGGCCGTCAAGCTGCACGCCCAAGGCGTGCGTGAGCAACGTGCGCTGGTGGTCGAAGGCGTTAAGAAGCTGCTCAAGCAGGAGCTGTCCGCGACGCAACTGGCCGAAAGCGCCTGGAAGGATATTCCGTTATTGCTGCTGTTCGACTGGTTCTGTGACTGGTCGAGCCTCATCCTGCGCTACCAGTTGACCCAGGATGAAACCGGCCTGGGCCTGCCGGACATGCGCAAAGTGGTGCAGTACCTGGCGCAGAAAAGCGCGCAGGACAAGGTGCTGAATATCCAGGACTGGATTCTGGCCCAGCGCCAGAAGGTGCTCGGCAAAGCCAACCTCAACCGCGTGCTGTTACTCGAAGCACTGCTGGTGCAGTGGGTCGGCTTGCTCGGCCGGCGTTAA
- a CDS encoding TetR/AcrR family transcriptional regulator: protein MQKEPRKVREFRRREQEILDTALKLFLEQGEDSVTVEMIADAVGIGKGTIYKHFKSKAEIYLRLMLDYERDLNELLHSADVDKDKEALSRAYFEFRMRDPQRYRLFDRLEEKVVKGNQVPEMVEELHKIRASNFERLTLLIKGRISEGKLEDVPPYFHYCAAWALVHGAVALYHSPFWSNVLEDQEGFFQFLMDIGVRMGNKRKHSAELPGAEPKSGETPAA, encoded by the coding sequence ATGCAAAAAGAACCCCGTAAGGTCCGTGAGTTTCGCCGCCGTGAGCAGGAAATTCTCGACACTGCACTCAAGCTGTTCCTCGAACAAGGTGAAGACAGCGTCACCGTCGAGATGATTGCGGATGCCGTGGGTATCGGCAAAGGCACGATCTACAAGCACTTCAAGTCAAAGGCCGAGATCTACCTGCGCCTGATGCTCGACTACGAGCGCGACTTGAACGAGCTGCTGCACTCGGCCGATGTCGACAAAGACAAGGAAGCCTTGTCCCGCGCCTATTTCGAGTTCCGCATGCGTGATCCGCAGCGCTACCGTCTGTTCGATCGGCTCGAAGAGAAAGTGGTCAAGGGCAATCAGGTCCCGGAAATGGTCGAGGAGCTGCACAAGATTCGCGCCTCGAACTTTGAGCGCCTGACCCTGCTGATCAAAGGTCGTATCAGCGAAGGCAAGCTTGAAGATGTGCCGCCTTATTTCCACTACTGCGCCGCCTGGGCGTTGGTGCACGGCGCCGTGGCGCTGTACCACTCGCCGTTCTGGAGCAACGTGCTGGAAGATCAGGAAGGTTTCTTCCAGTTCCTGATGGACATCGGCGTGCGCATGGGCAACAAACGCAAGCACAGCGCTGAACTGCCGGGCGCTGAGCCCAAGAGCGGTGAAACCCCCGCTGCTTGA
- a CDS encoding DUF1285 domain-containing protein has protein sequence MSDSAKANDLLAQLPKGKGPAPVHLWNPDFCGNIDMRIARDGTWFYQGTPIGRKPMVKLFSNIIRRDGDDYFLVTPVEKVGITVDDAPFVAVTLEVQGQGESQVLHFTTNVDEQIEASLEHPLRVEIDPVTQEPAPYLRVRTNLEALVHRNVFYQLVELAVSRPINGQNWLGVWSAGEFFRIGLEP, from the coding sequence ATGTCCGATTCCGCCAAGGCCAATGACCTGTTGGCTCAACTGCCCAAAGGCAAGGGGCCGGCACCGGTGCACCTGTGGAATCCGGATTTCTGCGGCAACATCGACATGCGCATCGCCCGCGATGGCACCTGGTTCTACCAGGGCACGCCGATCGGGCGCAAGCCGATGGTCAAGTTGTTCTCCAACATCATTCGCCGCGACGGTGATGATTATTTTCTGGTGACACCGGTAGAGAAGGTCGGCATCACTGTCGATGACGCACCGTTTGTGGCAGTAACCCTTGAGGTGCAAGGGCAGGGCGAAAGCCAGGTGCTGCACTTCACCACCAACGTCGACGAGCAAATCGAGGCCAGCCTCGAACACCCGCTGCGCGTCGAAATCGACCCCGTCACCCAGGAGCCCGCGCCCTATTTGCGTGTGCGCACCAACCTCGAAGCCCTCGTGCATCGCAATGTTTTTTACCAACTGGTCGAGTTGGCGGTGAGCCGTCCGATCAACGGTCAGAACTGGCTTGGCGTGTGGAGCGCCGGGGAGTTTTTCCGCATTGGCCTGGAGCCCTGA
- a CDS encoding GntR family transcriptional regulator: MIRHVRFDKKKRVVDELIRRIEAGVMADGFLLPGEHQLAEEFAVSRGTLREALAELKRRNYIATQSGVGSIVTFDGMVLDQRSGWAQALADTGALVTTDILRLEAVTRPDLLSRFGSDQFIALDRRRRTTDGTAVSLERSLMPASGGLEGLPRVGLIDNSLTITLAAYGYVGAEGDQWIGAEPLSDEDAELLGRPAGTVFLKASRTTYDRRERFMEYVESLLDPLHFRLHLQFGASK, encoded by the coding sequence ATGATTAGACATGTCCGATTTGATAAGAAAAAACGCGTCGTCGACGAGCTTATCCGCCGTATCGAGGCGGGCGTCATGGCCGACGGTTTCCTGCTGCCAGGCGAGCACCAGTTGGCCGAAGAGTTCGCGGTCAGCCGTGGCACGTTGCGCGAAGCCCTGGCTGAGCTCAAACGCCGCAACTACATCGCCACCCAGAGCGGCGTCGGCTCCATCGTCACCTTTGACGGCATGGTGCTCGACCAACGCAGCGGCTGGGCCCAGGCCCTGGCGGACACGGGGGCGCTGGTTACCACCGACATCCTGCGCCTGGAAGCCGTGACCCGCCCCGACCTGCTCAGCCGTTTCGGCAGCGACCAATTCATCGCCCTCGACCGTCGTCGGCGTACCACCGATGGTACGGCGGTGTCGCTGGAGCGCTCGCTGATGCCCGCCTCTGGTGGCCTGGAAGGCCTGCCCCGCGTAGGCCTGATCGACAATTCCCTGACCATCACCCTGGCCGCCTACGGCTACGTTGGCGCCGAAGGTGACCAATGGATCGGCGCCGAGCCCCTCAGCGACGAAGACGCCGAGTTGCTTGGCCGCCCCGCCGGCACGGTGTTTCTCAAGGCCTCGCGCACCACCTACGACCGCCGCGAGCGCTTCATGGAGTACGTCGAAAGTTTGCTCGACCCTCTGCACTTTCGCCTGCACCTGCAGTTTGGAGCGTCAAAATGA
- a CDS encoding TatD family hydrolase yields MLVDSHCHLDRLDLAQHGGSLDAALEAARQRGVGHFLCIGVSAENAADVKALADRYADVDCSVGIHPLDLKPGEAPALDWLLGELNHPRVVAIGETGLDYHYEPEAAELQQASFRLHLQAARQTGKPVIVHTRGARADTLTLLREAALPQAGVLHCFTEDWDMAKAALDLGFYISLSGIVTFRNADALRDVARQVPADRLLVETDSPYLAPIPHRGKPNLPEYVRDVADYLAMLRGESYERFAEQTTENFKRLFPLAHVAG; encoded by the coding sequence ATGCTCGTAGATTCCCATTGCCACCTTGATCGCCTCGACCTTGCCCAACATGGTGGCTCCCTCGACGCTGCCCTTGAAGCTGCGCGCCAGCGTGGAGTAGGGCACTTCCTGTGCATTGGTGTCAGCGCTGAAAATGCCGCCGACGTCAAAGCGCTGGCTGATCGTTATGCCGATGTCGATTGTTCGGTGGGCATCCACCCGCTGGACCTCAAGCCCGGCGAAGCCCCCGCCCTCGATTGGCTGCTGGGCGAACTCAATCACCCACGCGTGGTGGCGATTGGCGAAACCGGCCTGGATTACCACTACGAGCCCGAGGCCGCTGAGTTGCAGCAGGCGTCGTTCCGCCTGCACCTGCAGGCCGCCCGGCAAACCGGCAAGCCGGTGATCGTTCACACCCGTGGCGCCCGCGCAGACACCCTGACGCTGCTGCGCGAGGCTGCGTTGCCCCAGGCCGGCGTGCTGCATTGCTTCACCGAAGACTGGGACATGGCCAAGGCCGCACTGGACCTGGGCTTTTATATTTCCCTGTCGGGCATCGTCACCTTCCGCAATGCCGACGCCCTGCGCGATGTGGCGCGCCAAGTGCCGGCCGATCGCCTGCTGGTGGAAACCGATTCGCCGTATCTGGCGCCCATCCCCCATCGTGGCAAGCCGAACCTGCCGGAATACGTGCGCGATGTGGCGGATTACCTGGCAATGCTGCGGGGTGAGTCGTACGAACGCTTCGCCGAGCAGACCACCGAAAACTTCAAGCGCCTGTTCCCGCTGGCCCACGTCGCCGGCTGA
- the acpP gene encoding acyl carrier protein: MSTIEERVKKIVAEQLGVKEEEVTNSASFVEDLGADSLDTVELVMALEEEFETEIPDEEAEKITTVQAAIDYVTAHQA; this comes from the coding sequence ATGAGCACCATCGAAGAGCGCGTCAAGAAAATCGTTGCCGAGCAACTGGGCGTTAAAGAAGAAGAAGTGACCAACTCCGCTTCCTTCGTTGAAGACCTGGGTGCCGACTCCCTTGACACCGTTGAGCTGGTGATGGCTCTGGAAGAGGAATTCGAGACCGAAATCCCGGACGAAGAAGCTGAAAAAATCACTACTGTTCAAGCTGCTATCGACTACGTTACTGCCCACCAGGCGTAA
- a CDS encoding GTP 3',8-cyclase MoaA, protein MIVDRQGRRFRNLRISLTSACNYACTYCVPNGKRLVAAQDELSAEAMARGVAYLIEAAGIDRLRITGGEPLVSPKLEAFMSAVGGMGLSDISLTTNGQLLARKLPLLVEAGIRRINVSLDTLDADAFRSIARGGDLATVLDGMEQARAAGIKIKVNMVPLRGQNLDQVMPLLDYCLERGYELRFIELMRMGHLAKDSNAFLQQFVSLQQLLSLIGEHHEYLQANAPVDATAVRYEVPGQGFFGVIANESVPFCRTCSRLRLSSTGWLHGCLSSSNRHYVGDLLDLPRHQALPALQGLLMKALGDKQEVAFSGGATIMKIIGG, encoded by the coding sequence ATGATCGTTGATCGTCAAGGCAGGCGATTTCGCAACTTGCGAATCAGCCTGACCTCAGCCTGCAACTACGCGTGTACCTACTGCGTGCCTAATGGCAAGCGGTTGGTGGCTGCCCAGGACGAACTCTCGGCCGAGGCGATGGCCCGTGGGGTGGCGTACCTGATTGAAGCGGCGGGTATCGACCGCCTGCGCATCACGGGCGGCGAACCGCTGGTGAGCCCCAAGCTGGAGGCCTTCATGAGCGCGGTCGGCGGAATGGGCCTCAGTGATATCAGCCTGACCACCAACGGCCAATTGCTGGCGCGCAAACTGCCATTGCTGGTGGAGGCCGGCATTCGCCGCATCAACGTTTCCCTCGACACCCTGGACGCCGACGCCTTCCGCAGCATCGCCCGTGGCGGCGACTTGGCCACCGTGCTTGATGGCATGGAACAGGCCCGCGCCGCGGGGATCAAGATCAAAGTGAACATGGTGCCGTTGCGCGGGCAGAACCTGGACCAGGTGATGCCGCTGCTCGACTATTGCCTTGAGCGTGGCTACGAGCTGCGCTTTATCGAACTGATGCGCATGGGCCATCTGGCCAAGGATTCCAACGCGTTCCTGCAGCAATTCGTCAGCCTGCAGCAACTGCTCAGCCTGATCGGTGAACACCACGAATACCTGCAAGCCAACGCGCCAGTAGACGCTACCGCGGTGCGCTACGAGGTGCCGGGCCAAGGCTTCTTTGGTGTTATCGCCAATGAAAGCGTGCCGTTTTGCCGTACGTGTTCGCGTCTGCGTTTGTCGTCTACCGGGTGGCTGCATGGCTGCCTGTCGTCGAGCAACCGTCATTACGTCGGCGACCTGCTCGACCTGCCGCGCCATCAGGCGCTGCCAGCCTTGCAAGGCCTGCTGATGAAGGCCCTGGGCGACAAACAGGAAGTGGCCTTCTCCGGCGGTGCCACCATCATGAAGATCATCGGCGGCTAG
- a CDS encoding ADP-ribosylglycohydrolase family protein, translating into MTPQNRALGAFYGLALGDALGMPTQSLSREQVQQRFGAITGLEDADADQPIAPNMPAGSITDDTEQAILVGELLVEGNGKIEPTVLAQRLIDWEAAMRAKGSQDLLGPSTKRAIDMILAGHTPEESGRFGTTNGAAMRITPVGIAADVSDPAPFIQAVIQACQVTHNTTLGISSAAAVAAVVSAGINGVDLGEALNIGTQIAQQAENHGHWIAGGRISTRISWARTLSVGSGDNALFADLLYELIGTSVASQESVVVSFALAQQVAVGAMSALEAVCLAASLGGDTDTIAAMLGAMLGACLGMQCWPPVMIEQVKQVNGLDLQPLVQGLLQIR; encoded by the coding sequence ATGACCCCGCAAAACCGCGCCCTCGGCGCCTTCTACGGCCTGGCATTGGGCGACGCATTGGGCATGCCCACCCAGTCCTTGAGCCGCGAACAGGTGCAACAGCGCTTCGGTGCCATCACGGGTTTGGAAGACGCCGATGCCGACCAACCGATTGCGCCAAACATGCCGGCCGGTTCGATTACCGATGACACTGAACAGGCGATCCTGGTCGGCGAGTTGCTGGTTGAAGGAAACGGCAAGATCGAACCGACCGTGCTCGCCCAGCGCTTGATCGACTGGGAGGCGGCGATGCGTGCCAAGGGCTCCCAGGATTTGCTCGGGCCATCGACCAAGCGCGCCATCGACATGATCCTCGCCGGCCACACCCCGGAAGAATCCGGGCGCTTTGGCACCACCAACGGCGCCGCCATGCGGATCACGCCCGTGGGGATCGCCGCCGATGTCAGCGACCCGGCGCCGTTCATCCAGGCGGTGATCCAGGCCTGCCAGGTCACCCACAACACCACGTTGGGCATCTCCAGCGCGGCTGCTGTTGCAGCGGTGGTCTCGGCCGGCATCAACGGCGTGGACCTGGGCGAAGCGCTCAACATCGGCACGCAGATCGCCCAGCAGGCGGAAAACCATGGTCACTGGATTGCCGGTGGGCGTATTTCCACGCGCATCAGCTGGGCGCGCACCTTGAGCGTCGGCAGCGGCGACAACGCCCTGTTTGCCGACCTGCTTTACGAACTGATTGGTACCTCCGTGGCCTCCCAGGAGTCGGTGGTGGTGTCGTTTGCCCTCGCGCAGCAAGTGGCGGTGGGCGCGATGAGTGCTTTGGAAGCCGTGTGCCTGGCCGCCAGCCTTGGCGGCGACACCGACACCATCGCCGCGATGCTCGGCGCGATGTTGGGCGCGTGTCTGGGCATGCAGTGCTGGCCGCCGGTGATGATTGAACAGGTCAAGCAGGTCAATGGCCTGGACTTGCAGCCGCTGGTGCAGGGGCTGCTGCAAATTCGATAA
- the fabF gene encoding beta-ketoacyl-ACP synthase II has translation MSRRRVVVTGMGMLSPLGTDVPSSWQGILAGHSGIGLIEHTDLSAYSTRFGGSVKGFNVEEYLSIKESRKLDLFIQYGLAAGFQAVRNAGLEVTDANRDRIGVAMGSGIGGLTNIEETSRTLHDSGPRRISPFFVPGSIINMISGFLSIHLGAQGPNYAIATACTTGTHCIGMAARNIAYDEADVMIAGGAEMAACGLGMGGFGASRALSTRNDEPTRASRPWDKGRDGFVLSDGAGALVLEELEHAKARGATIYAELIGFGMSGDAYHMTSPPSDGAGAARCITNALRDAKVNPDQVQYINAHGTSTPAGDLAEAEAIKSVFGEHAYKLAVSSTKSMTGHLLGAAGAVEAIFSVMAIKDQVAPPTINLDEPDEGCDLNFVPHEAQPMPIDVVISNSFGFGGTNGSLVFRRFAE, from the coding sequence GTGTCGCGTAGACGCGTCGTAGTCACCGGTATGGGTATGTTGTCGCCACTGGGTACGGATGTGCCAAGCAGTTGGCAGGGCATTCTGGCTGGCCACAGTGGTATCGGTCTGATCGAGCACACGGACCTTTCTGCCTATTCCACCCGTTTTGGCGGCTCGGTAAAGGGCTTCAATGTCGAGGAATATCTCTCGATCAAAGAGTCCCGCAAACTCGACCTGTTCATTCAGTACGGCCTGGCAGCCGGTTTTCAGGCGGTGCGTAACGCCGGCCTGGAAGTCACCGACGCCAACCGTGACCGCATCGGCGTGGCCATGGGTTCGGGTATTGGCGGTTTGACCAATATCGAAGAAACCAGCCGCACGCTGCACGATTCCGGCCCCCGTCGAATTTCACCATTCTTCGTACCGGGCTCGATCATCAATATGATTTCCGGTTTCCTGTCCATCCACTTGGGTGCGCAGGGGCCTAACTACGCCATTGCTACGGCGTGCACCACGGGCACTCACTGCATCGGCATGGCGGCGCGCAACATCGCCTATGACGAGGCGGACGTGATGATCGCCGGTGGCGCCGAGATGGCCGCCTGCGGACTGGGCATGGGCGGCTTCGGCGCGTCCCGTGCGCTTTCCACGCGCAATGACGAACCGACCCGTGCCAGCCGTCCGTGGGACAAGGGCCGTGACGGTTTTGTACTGTCTGACGGCGCCGGTGCCCTGGTACTGGAAGAGTTGGAGCACGCTAAAGCGCGTGGCGCCACCATCTACGCCGAGCTGATCGGCTTTGGCATGAGCGGCGATGCGTATCACATGACGTCGCCACCGTCTGACGGTGCCGGCGCTGCGCGTTGCATCACCAACGCGTTGCGCGACGCGAAGGTGAATCCCGACCAGGTGCAGTACATCAATGCCCACGGCACCTCGACCCCGGCCGGCGACCTGGCGGAAGCCGAAGCCATCAAGTCGGTGTTTGGCGAGCACGCCTACAAGCTGGCGGTCAGCTCCACCAAGTCCATGACCGGCCACCTGTTGGGTGCGGCGGGCGCGGTCGAGGCGATTTTCAGCGTGATGGCCATCAAGGATCAGGTCGCTCCGCCGACCATCAACCTTGATGAGCCGGACGAAGGCTGCGACCTGAACTTCGTGCCTCACGAAGCCCAGCCGATGCCAATTGACGTGGTGATCTCCAACTCCTTCGGGTTTGGTGGCACCAACGGCTCCCTGGTGTTCCGCCGGTTCGCCGAGTGA
- the tmk gene encoding dTMP kinase: protein MTGLFITLEGPEGAGKSTNRDYLAERLRSEGIEVVLTREPGGTPLAERIREVLLAPGEEPMNADTELLLVFAARAQHLAEVIRPALARGAVVICDRFTDSTYAYQGGGRGLCLARIATLETFVQGDLRPDLTLLFDLPVEVGMARASARGRLDRFELEGHVFFDAVRSAFLLRAKAEPARYHLLDAAQPLTQVQQAIDALVPTLLERARG, encoded by the coding sequence GTGACTGGCTTGTTTATTACCCTGGAAGGCCCGGAAGGCGCCGGCAAAAGCACCAACCGCGATTACCTGGCCGAACGCCTGCGCTCGGAGGGCATCGAGGTGGTATTGACCCGCGAGCCCGGCGGCACGCCACTCGCCGAGCGCATCCGTGAAGTATTGCTGGCCCCGGGTGAAGAACCGATGAACGCGGACACCGAGCTGCTGCTGGTGTTTGCTGCACGCGCTCAGCATCTGGCCGAGGTGATTCGCCCAGCCCTCGCGCGTGGCGCAGTGGTGATTTGCGACCGTTTTACCGATTCGACCTACGCCTACCAGGGCGGCGGGCGCGGCTTGTGCCTGGCGCGTATCGCTACGTTGGAAACTTTCGTTCAGGGCGATTTGCGTCCGGACCTGACCCTGCTGTTCGATCTGCCGGTGGAGGTGGGGATGGCCCGCGCCAGTGCCCGGGGTCGTCTGGACCGCTTCGAGCTCGAAGGCCACGTGTTTTTCGATGCGGTGCGCAGTGCATTCCTGCTACGCGCCAAGGCGGAGCCCGCGCGCTACCACCTGCTGGACGCGGCTCAGCCGCTGACGCAGGTACAGCAAGCCATCGACGCCTTGGTGCCGACGCTGCTGGAGCGCGCCCGTGGCTGA
- a CDS encoding DUF4823 domain-containing protein, whose translation MRSLVLLLASLTLSGCMTVSDMAEGTRYQMSDAGLLDHSDTRRTASIRIQPDSFVFIAQGAFVPPGSAYPRPNVVAEEAFNGFVEYFPMVRRARKPEGLEQAMAEARGAGAHYLLYCRFAAADDRIGNADEWTDQQALDRVGLDSGVIQIMLIETSTQYLIDTARIRSRGGLLTFHDNKPEDLIARPLAQYARGLLGMGDQ comes from the coding sequence ATGCGTAGTCTGGTTTTGTTGCTGGCGTCGTTGACGCTGAGTGGTTGCATGACCGTCAGCGATATGGCCGAAGGCACCCGCTATCAGATGAGCGACGCCGGCTTGCTGGACCACAGTGATACCCGCCGCACTGCGTCGATTCGCATACAGCCGGACTCTTTTGTCTTTATCGCCCAAGGTGCGTTTGTGCCGCCGGGCAGCGCTTATCCGCGACCCAACGTGGTGGCCGAAGAGGCCTTCAACGGCTTTGTCGAATACTTCCCGATGGTGCGCCGTGCGCGCAAGCCAGAAGGCCTGGAACAGGCGATGGCCGAAGCCCGTGGGGCGGGTGCGCATTACCTGTTGTATTGCCGCTTCGCTGCAGCCGATGACCGCATCGGCAATGCCGATGAATGGACGGATCAACAGGCGCTGGACCGCGTCGGGCTGGACAGCGGCGTCATCCAGATCATGTTGATCGAGACCAGCACCCAGTATTTGATTGATACTGCACGTATTCGCAGTCGTGGCGGTTTACTGACGTTTCACGACAACAAGCCAGAAGATCTGATTGCCCGCCCCCTGGCGCAGTACGCCCGCGGCCTGCTGGGCATGGGGGATCAGTAA
- the pabC gene encoding aminodeoxychorismate lyase translates to MHSWVDGQPADSVPLKDRGLAYGDGLFETIAVKAGQPVLLDRHLQRLEEGCRRLALITDHALIRNEVLAYAAALGDAVLKLILTRGDSQRGYGINPGAPVRRILQGNPPATYPHAHATDGIRLFACATRLAEQPLLAGLKHLNRLEQVIARAEWQDAEHAEGLMLDMSGRVIEGVFSNLFVVRNGVLLTADLNRCGVAGVMRAEILAQAHALGIPLAVADISLEQLQQADEVFVCNSVYGIWPVRSCAAMSWSVGPLTRKLQGIVRALLDI, encoded by the coding sequence ATGCACAGCTGGGTCGACGGTCAGCCAGCGGACAGCGTGCCCCTGAAAGATCGCGGCCTGGCGTACGGTGATGGGCTGTTTGAAACCATCGCCGTCAAGGCCGGGCAGCCCGTGCTGCTCGACCGCCACCTGCAACGCCTTGAGGAGGGTTGCCGGCGCCTTGCGTTGATCACGGATCACGCACTGATCCGCAATGAAGTCTTGGCTTACGCCGCCGCTCTTGGCGACGCAGTGCTCAAGTTGATCCTCACCCGCGGCGACAGCCAGCGCGGTTATGGCATCAACCCCGGCGCCCCGGTGCGCCGTATCTTGCAGGGCAATCCGCCCGCTACCTATCCCCACGCTCACGCAACCGACGGCATCCGCCTGTTTGCGTGCGCTACCCGTTTGGCCGAGCAGCCGTTGCTCGCCGGTCTCAAGCACCTTAATCGTCTGGAACAAGTGATTGCCCGCGCCGAGTGGCAGGATGCCGAGCATGCCGAAGGTTTAATGCTGGATATGTCTGGTCGCGTTATCGAGGGCGTGTTCAGCAACCTGTTCGTGGTGCGCAATGGCGTGTTACTGACCGCTGATCTGAATCGTTGTGGCGTTGCCGGGGTCATGCGCGCCGAGATTCTGGCCCAGGCGCACGCACTGGGTATCCCGCTGGCCGTGGCCGACATCAGCCTTGAGCAGTTACAGCAGGCCGATGAAGTCTTCGTGTGCAACAGCGTTTATGGCATTTGGCCGGTGCGCAGTTGCGCTGCGATGAGCTGGTCGGTTGGGCCGCTCACCCGTAAACTGCAGGGCATTGTTCGCGCGCTATTGGATATTTGA
- the mltG gene encoding endolytic transglycosylase MltG produces the protein MIRKLVLLLQIGLVSAGLLLGFSAWKLDSALKQPLNLTQEQLLDVPAGSTPTGTFNRLEAEGVLDDAFWLRLYWRFNLDGQPLHSGEYRMTPGLTAEGLIGLWQRGEVVQYSLTLVEGWNFRQVRSALAKHEKIVQTLSGLSDSEVMDKLGHPGVFPEGRFFPDTYRFVRGMTDVEFLKKAYNRLDDVLAQEWSKRAADAPYTDPYQALIMASLVEKETGVPEERGQIAGVFVRRMKIGMLLQTDPTVIYGLGERYNGKLTRAHLKEANPYNTYLIAGLPPTPIAMVGREAIHAALNPVPGSSLYFVARGDGSHIFSDDLDAHNAAVREFQLKRRADYRSSPAPAVKPLQDAAPPADTPIEAPVEKPVEAAPDTAAPQSPQ, from the coding sequence TTGATACGAAAACTGGTTTTACTGCTGCAGATCGGCCTGGTCTCGGCAGGCTTGCTGCTGGGCTTCTCGGCCTGGAAGCTCGATTCTGCCTTGAAGCAGCCCCTGAATCTGACCCAGGAACAATTGCTCGATGTGCCTGCCGGGTCGACCCCGACGGGCACCTTCAATCGCCTCGAAGCCGAGGGCGTGCTGGATGATGCTTTCTGGTTGCGCCTGTACTGGCGCTTCAACCTCGACGGCCAGCCATTGCACAGCGGCGAATACCGCATGACTCCAGGCCTCACCGCCGAAGGCTTGATCGGCCTGTGGCAGCGCGGCGAAGTGGTGCAATACAGCCTGACACTGGTCGAAGGCTGGAACTTCCGTCAGGTGCGGTCGGCCCTGGCCAAGCATGAAAAGATCGTGCAGACCCTGTCGGGCCTGAGTGACAGTGAAGTGATGGACAAGCTGGGTCACCCCGGTGTGTTCCCCGAAGGGCGGTTCTTTCCTGACACTTACCGCTTCGTGCGCGGCATGACCGACGTCGAGTTCCTCAAAAAAGCCTACAACCGCCTGGATGATGTACTTGCCCAGGAGTGGAGCAAACGCGCTGCCGATGCGCCCTACACCGACCCTTACCAAGCGCTGATCATGGCTTCGCTGGTCGAGAAGGAGACCGGCGTGCCGGAAGAGCGCGGGCAAATCGCCGGCGTGTTCGTGCGGCGCATGAAGATCGGCATGCTGCTGCAAACCGACCCGACAGTGATTTACGGCCTGGGCGAGCGCTACAACGGCAAGTTGACCCGTGCGCATCTCAAGGAAGCCAACCCTTACAACACCTACCTGATTGCCGGCCTGCCGCCGACACCGATCGCGATGGTCGGCCGCGAGGCGATTCATGCTGCGTTGAACCCGGTGCCGGGCAGCAGCCTGTATTTCGTCGCCCGTGGCGATGGCAGCCATATTTTCTCCGATGACCTGGATGCGCATAATGCCGCCGTGCGCGAGTTTCAGCTCAAGCGCCGTGCCGATTACCGTTCCAGCCCTGCGCCGGCGGTGAAACCGCTGCAAGACGCGGCGCCACCTGCCGACACGCCGATTGAAGCGCCGGTTGAAAAGCCTGTCGAGGCTGCGCCGGATACCGCCGCGCCGCAAAGCCCGCAATGA